The following are from one region of the Salvia hispanica cultivar TCC Black 2014 chromosome 1, UniMelb_Shisp_WGS_1.0, whole genome shotgun sequence genome:
- the LOC125200744 gene encoding uncharacterized protein LOC125200744 has protein sequence MIAIVRRNLSLLSNPNSFLCNSNAHSSPSIHFFSTRRIKRILIPSPEICDVLVNKHQFSPELASLASSRLPKFRDPQRADSVLSFLKENIFTTAQLQKLVIYDPRILGFTIERFESRFKVFQNLGLSSEEIAKMISHGPAIIHSSMENRINPRLSILKGLIGSNDDVARFLKRCPWLLVTDLERSLIPNVEIVKSTGIPMERVLHLVYASPRGFLIKPDIMRKSVDKAIEIGVPHNSVVFIYAVGVFNYTSQGMWEVKLETLRNLGFSDKDILKIFRTHPHVFSASGNKLKKKVELLLATGKYSVSNIAASPSALGCSVEKRIEPRMQILKLLESRNLIEKWPCLSAVLKPRDEEFMEKFVRPYYDEIGEELITQRSML, from the coding sequence ATGATTGCAATTGTGCGTAGGAATCTCTCGTTATTGTCGAACCCTAATTCATTTCTCTGCAACTCAAATGCTCATTCCTCTCCCTCAATCCACTTCTTTTCCACTCGGAGGATCAAAAGAATATTAATCCCTAGCCCTGAAATCTGCGATGTTTTGGTCAATAAACACCAATTTTCTCCTGAATTGGCCTCGCTAGCTTCGTCGCGTTTACCTAAATTCAGAGACCCCCAAAGAGCTGATTCAGTGCTTTCGTTCCTCAAAGAGAATATCTTTACGACTGCTCAGCTGCAGAAATTAGTGATATATGATCCTCGGATTCTAGGGTTTACAATTGAGCGTTTCGAATCCagattcaaggtgttccaaaACTTGGGGCTTTCTTCTGAGGAGATTGCCAAGATGATTTCACACGGTCCTGCGATTATACATTCAAGCATGGAGAACAGGATTAATCCTAGATTATCGATACTAAAGGGCTTGATCGGATCTAACGACGATGTGGCCCGGTTTTTGAAAAGATGCCCTTGGCTTCTTGTAACTGATTTAGAGAGAAGCTTAATCCCGAATGTGGAAATCGTGAAGAGCACCGGGATACCAATGGAGCGCGTCCTTCACTTAGTCTACGCTTCCCCAAGAGGTTTCTTGATCAAACCGGATATCATGAGGAAATCTGTAGACAAGGCTATAGAAATCGGGGTGCCTCACAATTCGGTTGTTTTTATCTATGCTGTCGGTGTATTTAACTATACGAGCCAAGGGATGTGGGAGGTCAAGCTGGAAACTCTTCGCAATTTGGGATTTTCTGATAAGGATATACTCAAAATATTTAGGACGCACCCTCATGTTTTCTCGGCATCTGGaaacaaattgaagaaaaaagtagagctTCTGCTTGCTACCGGGAAGTACAGTGTATCCAATATTGCCGCATCTCCATCTGCACTTGGGTGCAGTGTCGAGAAGAGGATTGAACCGCGGATGCAGATTCTTAAACTTTTGGAGAGTAGGAATCTGATTGAAAAGTGGCCATGTCTTTCAGCTGTTCTCAAACCTAGAGATGAAGAATTTATGGAGAAATTTGTTAGGCCTTATTATGACGAGATTGGTGAAGAACTCATCACACAAAGATCTATGTTATGA